NNNNNNNNNNNNNNNNNNNNNNNNNNNNNNNNNNNNNNNNNNNNNNNNNNNNNNNNNNNNNNNNNNNNNNNNNNNNNNNNNNNNNNNNNNNNNNNNNNNNNNNNNNNNNNNNNNNNNNNNNNNNNNNNNNNNNNNNNNNNNNNNNNNNNNNNNNNNNNNNNNNNNNNNNNNNNNNNNNNNNNNNNNNNNNNNNNNNNNNNNNNNNNNNNNNNNNNNNNNNNNNNNNNNNNNNNNNNNNNNNNNNNNNNNNNNNNNNNNNNNNNNNNNNNNNNNNNNNNNNNNNNNNNNNNNNNNNNNNNNNNNNNNNNNNNNNNNNNNNNNNNNNNNNNNNNNNNNNNNNNNNNNNNNNNNNNNNNNNNNNNNNNNNNNNNNNNNNNNNNNNNNNNNNNNNNNNNNNNNNNNNNNNNNNNNNNNNNNNNNNNNNNNNNNNNNNNNNNNNNNNNNNNNNNNNNNNNNNNNNNNNNNNNNNNNNNNNNNNNNNNNNNNNNNNNNNNNNNNNNNNNNNNNNNNNNNNNNNNNNNNNNNNNNNNNNNNNNNNNNNNNNNNNNNNNNNNNNNNNNNNNNNNNNNNNNNNNNNNNNNNNNNNNNNNNNNNNNNNNNNNNNNNNNNNNNNNNNNNNNNNNNNNNNNNNNNNNNNNNNNNNNNNNNNNNNNNNNNNNNNNNNNNNNNNNNNNNNNNNNNNNNNNNNNNNNNNNNNNNNNNNNNNNNNNNNNNNNNNNNNNNNNNNNNNNNNNNNNNNNNNNNNNNNNNNNNNNNNNNNNNNNNNNNNNNNNNNNNNNNNNNNNNNNNNNNNNNNNNNNNNNNNNNNNNNNNNNNNNNNNNNNNNNNNNNNNNNNNNNNNNNNNNNNNNNNNNNNNNNNNNNNNNNNNNNNNNNNNNNNNNNNNNNNNNNNNNNNNNNNNNNNNNNNNNNNNNNNNNNNNNNNNNNNNNNNNNNNNNNNNNNNNNNNNNNNNNNNNNNNNNNNNNNNNNNNNNNNNNNNNNNNNNNNNNNNNNNNNNNNNNNNNNNNNNNNNNNNNNNNNNNNNNNNNNNNNNNNNNNNNNNNNNNNNNNNNNNNNNNNNNNNNNNNNNNNNNNNNNNNNNNNNNNNNNNNNNNNNNNNNNNNNNNNNNNNNNNNNNNNNNNNNNNNNNNNNNNNNNNNNNNNNNNNNNNNNNNNNNNNNNNNNNNNNNNNNNNNNNNNNNNNNNNNNNNNNNNNNNNNNNNNNNNNNNNNNNNNNNNNNNNNNNNNNNNNNNNNNNNNNNNNNNNNNNNNNNNNNNNNNNNNNNNNNNNNNNNNNNNNNNNNNNNNNNNNNNNNNNNNNNNNNNNNNNNNNNNNNNNNNNNNNNNNNNNNNNNNNNNNNNNNNNNNNNNNNNNNNNNNNNNNNNNNNNNNNNNNNNNNNNNNNNNNNNNNNNNNNNNNNNNNNNNNNNNNaaataatatattataaaaaataaaatattataaatgataaatattatataataattaattttatatcataaaataatgaCAATAAATAGCTTATAACTCTAAAATAATTTAGTTTAGGGCtcaatttataaatttcataaaatagTTACGCAAAACTCACTTGACGAAAGCGATTTAAGTTTTTGttagaattttaaaaatttgcagaaagtcttcattttaaaattttaaaaatcagAATAACATTTCAGTTTTAACATTTACTTAGAGAAATACTTGATTTAAtagtatttattatttttttttttttcaattttatgcattaattttaaaattataaatatttgtgtgcatataatttatgtacaaaatatatatatttttttttctgagtttatatttttcatatgccttttatcataaaattataattgaAGTGTAgagttattttataatttaagtTTATATATAACTATATACTGTTAAAAAGATAATGTTTTTGTCTTGAATAATCGTACAAGAGAATCAAGCTACTGGTCAATttagtttttaatttaaaaaaggaatatactTTAACTTTCAAGAGTAGTAATAAGTCAAACTCTAGAAATATGAAAGCAAATGTGTTATCTGTTTTATTTAGCGTTATCGCTGTGGCCTTTGTGTTTTGGCAATCCGGTACCTCGCACGATATGAAGTAAAATTTACAagccaactttttttttatgcatttgtgttacccatatatatgtgaacaCGATTGcgtatatgtgcatatatagaaatatatatatatatatatNNNNNNNNNNNNNNNNNNNNGCATTTGCGACTTGGGCAGCTGCTGATTTCTCTTTTAAACCCATGCTTCCCAAGCATAGTAAGAGTGAATGTTTTTCAGTTTCTTAAATACGctatgatttttttcccctgtaGAAATCCTGCTGAGTACTCGAACCATgggaaaaatgtatacacCGCTAAAAGCGTCGGACGATTAGAAAGAATTTTAAGATCagataatttaaatatattccaAGAATATGCAGGCTTACAGGGTCAAGTACGTAATAACGTGATGGAAGGTATGACCAACGTTTCTGGGTTAAGCACCCCATTAAACATTCAAATTATACAAGAACAAGAAGAACTGTATGAAGAACAACTGGACGAACTAATTGATAAAATAACTGATACGTGGAATGAcacatttataaatatggtAGAAGATTACATCGATTTCACAGAACGAAATAATATTATAGATGGGGAATGGAAATGCCAAATGTGGAATCAAAGATGGTACAGATATTTACAATACTTAGTTGGTAGTTTGAACGAAGTTATTGAAAATGATAACTATCCCTTGGAAACAAAGGAGTACATTTCAGATGAATTCCTTCATTGGGCTAACCATGATTTTATATGGTTTTTAAGTATAGTTAAAGCAGAGTGGGATAGAAGAGTGGAATTACGTGGATCTCCACCCGTACGAGCTTAATTCGGGAAATATTGCACTATATGCCTCAGCTACAGATGCGCACAGGAATTCCAAGTCATCTACAAATAAATACTCATAGGAAgcaaaacgattttttttaaattgtttgcTTTAGCGTTCACGTTGCAAATTTAGGAATGAATCGCCTTTGGCtaaaatttaacatataaAACAAACAAGTTGGAGGAGGTGGTGTATGTCGCCTTGCGCGCGGCCAGGTGAGAGGATCATCCAGAAGATGTTTGAAAGGAAATTCCCagttttaacttttttttttgttaaaaatttatatccTTCAATAGTTTTACGACTATTTATCATGGTAACATATTTAGacatatgtgtacaataTCAGAATTCtaagcccttttttttttttttttttttttgccttgaATAAAGGAGTTTGGGAAGGGTTACTCGATCAAACCAAGTAANNNNNNNNNNNNNNNNNNNNNNNNNNNNNNNNNNNNNNNNNNNNNNNNNNNNNNNNNNNNNNNNNNNNNNNNNNNNNNNNNNNNNNNNNNNNNNNNNNNNAGTGCGTGAGAAGAATTGTGTTCCACAGCgcatttttcaataaaaagaGGCAAGGAATATTTGCATTATCATTTCTGAGtaaattttctcttttgtttttgttcatcCGAGGAATTATCGGGTTAGTACAAAATAACCAGAAtgtaaaatgtgcaaaaatattattgtCTTAGAGGGAAGTATACTAATGTGAAGCGGTGGTAGGTCGAGGACATCAGTTTCACGACGCAGCATTCAAATGTTACAGGGGACCCCCCGTTTTATGCATTTGTGTACATTCATCTTGGATCAAACGCGTATGGAATGTTGTAAAGAAGATATGCTAAGAGCGTTAATGGGACGAAGCAAACAAATTTACACCttaggaaaaattaaaacaaagtAGAACCAAATAATGATGATATCATGAGAAAACTCCATGTAGTAATGCAGTAGACAAACACGCATTTCAGCGCACGAAGTTAGAAGGATGAATGTTTAACAAGATGTGTGAACGGAAATAGTATACATAGCGCTAGTAGGTGGATTAATATGATCGTGTTACGcatacgatttttttaatccactTGGACTGTAAAAAGATAAACACCCAGGAAtgttaggaaaaaattattaacttGTATACATGAGTATGTGGTATATATACTTCtgatgacatttttttatttttcacatgcATGAGAATTACGTAACAAACAGGAGGGAAGGTAGaaccattattttttttttttaaagtaaatatattaacatgcCGCATATATATGTCTATATATGCACTTAATAACAAACACCTTTtgtctttttattatattttttacgatgAAATTTTATCTTATTAAAGTAATGCTTTTGTTTATTTGACttcattgttttttttttctccctaaTAATAAACACGTCTGTGCCATGTAATTATGCATCTTATGTTGCTATGACGTCATTTGTTAACACTAATTTATGTGTactatataaacaaaaattcaGTTAAACTTTAcgtattatttaaaaacgcaaaaaaaaaaaaaaaattattttaataatataacttgtaaaaataaaaatggtagGTACATATAAAATGTCGTTATTGGTTATGTagtttattaaaatgtatattttgtgaTATGCGCACGTGTTGAGCACGTAAACAGACGAAGATCAATTTGGTTTTGAAGCACAAATGAATGGTGTGGATATTTCCatgaaataaatgtattgatgtggataaaaaaaaaatatatagtctttttttaaacgctACGTGGCATGGGAAGCAACGCACTCGCTTCAAAGCGCGATTCGACATTTCTTTCAGAAATCCTAACCATGTCTTGCGGGGTGTTACGgaaaaatgtcaaaatgtCAAAATGTCAAAATTGCGCAACTTAGGCCGCGACCACTGGCGCTGAGAATCATCGAACGACGAAGATTTCTACTTCATGGacacacatttttgcgttAAAAATTGCAGCGATTAAATTTTATACCTACACAGTTCTGCAGTAGTAACAATATCAAACATTGTTTAATAATGTAATAAAGCCCTTAAAAAGTGTACACAAAAACAAcgcagaaattttttttttttttgcagaaaacAGACTTTCACGAATGCCCCAAAATGTATCAGtggtataattttatttattactaaaaaaaaaaaaaaaaagaaattacgtGTAAGCATTTATCGCAAAAATAGGAACAAAAAGTTAGCGACCTACTAAAAAGAACGTAATGGTGTATACATAGGAATTTTGCGCAGAACATAATGTTgtgtgaaaataataaaatgaattgcATACAGCGTTGTACGGGTCTTATTTTAAAGACTTATGAGAAGAACGTCTTTTTTGGGATGTAAATTCTGTACGCCGATAATAGAAttgttgaattttttgaaaacgtGACCTATatagtatatttttactattttgtaAAGATAGTATAATGCCATTATGGCAGCTACGCCCGCAAGGAGTATAGAGGAGTAAGAAGCAAATAATGAAAACGAAGACGGAAGAATGCCCTTTGCAATTGTGTAGgtcatttttaatacaaaCGAAGCTAACGGAATTGCGAATAGAGGAAGAAATAACTTGTATCTTTTCATAGAATGTGctaatttttgaaatttacCCTGACCCTTCATAAAATACGGATTGGCATTTGACATACCTTTTAGAAAGTAATACATTTCGAATTCAAAGTGGTCATCCagttcttttaaaaatgtaggcATTATTgacgcactttttttttttccttgagAGGGATGTTCCAGTGAGTCGAAACTCTTTTGcctttcctcttcttcttctgtttcGCTACTATCATCACGTTTTGAATCATCCAGCGTTTTTTTAGAGCCCTCGTCATAATCACCCTTTAACGCATCAAATGGGTCGTAATAATTGATTGTAGAATCGAATGTATCCAaggtttttttattacatacCTCCTTTGATgattcaacttttttttgaaatagaCAATCAGTTATGAATGGGTTGAATTCCTTTCGAGAAGAGTCATCCTGTTTTAATTCGTCCAAGCGATGTCGAAATATTTGAACATCTCCTTTTAgtaaattttgaattttacCCTTTAATGGTGGGCATCTTTGTTGAAAATGTTCatctgcttcttccattAACAATCTCCTATGTCTCACGCCTAATGTGACAATGGTGTCCTTTCTATAGTACGCTTTTTGGGAGTTGTTCTGAAAATGGGGTATAATCACAGAATAGGTTAAATaagtatgtatttatattatgcTCTACTGTTACgaagttccccttttttaaatcaaaatGAAGGGAAGCTTAAAAGGGTAAACATTTGtaatgttcattttgtttgggACCCACCGCATCAGGGTATTTCCAGTAGCACATAAGGgcgtacataaaaaaattactaaaaaatgaaaagctttTCATTTGGAATGTCCTCAAAGTTGCCAAATCGTTATCGCAGTGTGAGAAACTTGTTTACATTTGTCATCTTTTTGGAAATGCAGGGTTGAAGTCGAATTGTTCTTTTGCTCATTCATTTCtag
This sequence is a window from Plasmodium cynomolgi strain B DNA, chromosome 3, whole genome shotgun sequence. Protein-coding genes within it:
- a CDS encoding hypothetical protein (putative); protein product: MKANVLSVLFSVIAVAFVFWQSGTSHDMKNPAEYSNHGKNVYTAKSVGRLERILRSDNLNIFQEYAGLQGQVRNNVMEGMTNVSGLSTPLNIQIIQEQEELYEEQLDELIDKITDTWNDTFINMVEDYIDFTERNNIIDGEWKCQMWNQRWYRYLQYLVGSLNELKQSGIEEWNYVDLHPYELNSGNIALYASATDAHRNSKSSTNKYS
- a CDS encoding hypothetical protein (putative): MNITNNNSQKAYYRKDTIVTLGVRHRRLLMEEADEHFQQRCPPLKGKIQNLLKGDVQIFRHRLDELKQDDSSRKEFNPFITDCLFQKKVESSKEVCNKKTLDTFDSTINYYDPFDALKGDYDEGSKKTLDDSKRDDSSETEEEEERQKSFDSLEHPSQGKKKSASIMPTFLKELDDHFEFEMYYFLKGMSNANPYFMKGQGKFQKLAHSMKRYKLFLPLFAIPLASFVLKMTYTIAKGILPSSFSLFASYSSILLAGVAAIMALYYLYKIVKIYYIGHVFKKFNNSIIGVQNLHPKKDVLLISL